A single genomic interval of Nonomuraea rubra harbors:
- a CDS encoding TetR/AcrR family transcriptional regulator, translated as MEPLSERAAATRSRILQAAAAELVETGDIEVAAVARRAGLSVGLPYRYFGTRSGLMSALLADFYDRLVTETVLGHFTGRTWLERWRAQLTRWVDWVYDEPLAPVVLGRMVGDARVAAMEADCARQVIALGAKHVAAGQAEGAVTRGRDPELMSAAVVGGMRSILAVVLDQDPRPERAAVLEEIWQFTTAALGARPASAP; from the coding sequence ATGGAGCCCTTGTCCGAACGCGCCGCCGCCACCAGGAGCCGCATCCTCCAGGCCGCCGCCGCCGAGCTCGTGGAGACCGGCGACATCGAGGTCGCGGCCGTCGCCCGCCGCGCCGGGCTCAGCGTCGGCCTGCCGTACCGCTATTTCGGCACCCGCAGCGGCCTGATGAGCGCCCTGCTCGCCGACTTCTACGATCGGCTCGTCACCGAGACCGTGCTCGGCCACTTCACCGGCCGCACCTGGCTCGAACGCTGGCGGGCCCAGCTCACCCGGTGGGTCGACTGGGTGTACGACGAGCCGCTCGCCCCTGTGGTGCTCGGGCGCATGGTCGGGGACGCCAGGGTCGCCGCCATGGAGGCCGACTGCGCCCGGCAGGTCATCGCCCTCGGCGCGAAACACGTCGCCGCGGGGCAGGCCGAAGGCGCCGTCACCCGGGGGCGGGACCCGGAGCTCATGTCGGCGGCCGTCGTCGGCGGCATGCGATCGATCCTGGCCGTCGTGCTCGACCAGGATCCCCGTCCGGAGCGGGCCGCCGTCCTGGAGGAGATCTGGCAGTTCACCACCGCCGCCCTCGGCGCCAGGCCCGCGAGCGCGCCATGA
- a CDS encoding phytase: MPVRAFLSTVLLLVTPLAPAASEPAVVTAAAETPPLYDDEAGGYANGDDPAIWVHPTRPGRSIVITTAKEGGLYAYSLSGAQLQHLPAQPPPGDGHEPGRLNNVDLVRGFRLSSGAKVDLAVASDRGRDQLRVYAIDPAAAAAGRPPLTDVTDPAVPFVFNATQEEVDEARTAYGLAVSGTRVVVSRRHQTTIGLLQLTAAPGGKVTYHRVRTLDLPSTFPLPDGTTWVPCGEPGELPQIEGMVVDRGTLYAAQEDVGIWRLRADLTGRPALMDKVKEFGRQDTYDPATEECLPGQDRGYGGSHLSADAEGLTIYQDGDDGYLLASSQGDDTFAVYDRDDNDHLAQFRVGPGARADGAEVSDGAMVTSASLGGAYPEGLLVVHDGADAPGDGDREVTNFKFVDWRKVKDAIDQ, encoded by the coding sequence ATGCCTGTGCGTGCTTTCTTATCCACGGTCCTCCTGCTTGTCACCCCTCTCGCGCCGGCGGCGTCCGAGCCCGCCGTCGTCACGGCGGCCGCGGAGACGCCCCCGCTGTACGACGACGAGGCGGGCGGCTACGCCAACGGCGACGACCCGGCGATCTGGGTGCACCCCACCCGCCCGGGCAGGAGCATCGTGATCACCACCGCCAAGGAAGGCGGCCTGTACGCCTACTCGCTGTCGGGCGCCCAGCTCCAGCACCTGCCGGCCCAGCCGCCGCCCGGCGACGGCCACGAGCCGGGACGCCTGAACAACGTCGACCTCGTCCGCGGCTTCCGCCTGTCCAGCGGCGCCAAGGTGGATCTCGCGGTCGCCTCCGACCGGGGCCGCGACCAGCTCCGCGTCTACGCCATCGACCCGGCCGCGGCCGCCGCCGGCCGGCCGCCGCTCACCGACGTCACCGACCCCGCGGTGCCGTTCGTCTTCAACGCCACCCAGGAGGAGGTGGACGAGGCGCGGACCGCGTACGGGCTGGCCGTCAGCGGCACCCGCGTCGTCGTCAGCCGCCGCCACCAGACCACGATCGGCCTGCTCCAGCTCACCGCCGCCCCCGGCGGCAAGGTCACCTACCACCGCGTCCGCACCCTCGACCTGCCCTCCACCTTCCCGCTCCCCGACGGCACCACCTGGGTCCCCTGCGGCGAGCCCGGCGAGCTGCCCCAGATCGAAGGCATGGTCGTGGACCGCGGCACCCTGTACGCGGCCCAGGAGGACGTCGGCATCTGGCGCCTGCGCGCCGACCTGACCGGCCGTCCCGCCCTGATGGACAAGGTCAAGGAATTCGGCAGGCAGGACACCTACGACCCGGCCACGGAGGAGTGCCTGCCCGGCCAGGACCGCGGCTACGGCGGCTCCCACCTCTCGGCCGACGCCGAAGGCCTGACGATCTACCAGGACGGCGACGACGGCTACCTGCTGGCCTCCAGCCAGGGCGACGACACGTTCGCCGTCTACGACCGCGACGACAACGACCATCTCGCCCAGTTCCGCGTCGGGCCCGGGGCACGGGCGGACGGGGCGGAGGTCAGCGATGGGGCCATGGTGACCAGTGCTTCGCTGGGGGGCGCGTATCCCGAGGGGCTGCTGGTGGTGCACGACGGTGCGGACGCGCCGGGGGATGGTGATCGGGAGGTGACCAACTTCAAGTTCGTGGACTGGCGGAAGGTGAAGGACGCCATCGATCAGTGA
- a CDS encoding pyridoxamine 5'-phosphate oxidase family protein — protein MNENQSGPAPRPLSEEELLKLLGGQQFGVLSTVRRSGHPALSTVLYRWDPAARIIRISTTADRLKARQVRNNPHVALHVQGPDVWSFAVAEGEAEVSGDAAELLAFAGEQPDTAAFLEQQARERRVVIRIKVSRLYGTALDLP, from the coding sequence ATGAACGAGAACCAGTCGGGCCCCGCCCCCCGGCCGCTGAGCGAAGAAGAACTGCTGAAGCTGCTCGGCGGACAGCAGTTCGGCGTGTTGTCGACGGTCAGGCGCAGCGGTCACCCCGCCCTGTCCACGGTCCTGTACCGGTGGGACCCGGCCGCGCGGATCATCAGGATCTCCACGACGGCCGACCGGCTCAAGGCGCGCCAGGTGCGCAACAACCCGCACGTCGCCCTGCACGTGCAAGGCCCCGACGTGTGGTCGTTCGCCGTCGCCGAGGGCGAGGCCGAGGTGTCCGGCGACGCCGCCGAGCTCCTGGCCTTCGCCGGCGAGCAGCCGGATACCGCCGCCTTCCTGGAACAGCAGGCCAGGGAACGCCGCGTGGTGATCAGGATCAAGGTGTCCCGGCTGTACGGCACCGCCCTGGACCTCCCGTGA
- a CDS encoding radical SAM protein: MSGVALTDMSAFDREMVTSFRSDRLHLILLPTEQCNFRCTYCYEDFAIGRMRPEVVEGVKNLIDRRHGELSHLQISWFGGEPMLARSVIEDVASHASEIQRRTPGLGYGSDMTTNGYLLDHTAAERLAGLGIRRFQVSLDGPARHHDHTRVRADGQGTFDRIWRNLLSIRDGSVDAHVLLRVHLTPGNLDVMPAFLTQVRDTFLDDRRFRVFLKRVVRLGGAGDASMEVLDAEDERIAALEEIVVSDGQGESLFEAEQVCYAARANSMMVRADGRLGKCTVGLSEPGNTVGRLLPDGTLEVDTPRFRRWLQGWESRDAELTACPYEAFTRQGPQLLQLTARPGS; encoded by the coding sequence ATGAGTGGAGTCGCCCTTACGGACATGTCCGCGTTCGATCGGGAAATGGTCACCTCGTTCCGCAGCGACCGGCTTCACCTCATTCTGCTTCCCACAGAGCAGTGCAATTTCCGGTGCACCTACTGTTATGAGGACTTCGCCATCGGACGCATGCGTCCCGAGGTCGTCGAAGGCGTGAAGAACCTCATCGACCGGCGCCACGGGGAGCTGTCGCACCTGCAGATCTCGTGGTTCGGCGGCGAGCCGATGCTGGCGCGTTCCGTCATCGAGGACGTGGCCTCCCACGCGAGCGAGATACAGAGGCGGACACCGGGCCTGGGGTACGGCAGCGACATGACCACCAACGGCTACCTGCTCGACCACACGGCGGCGGAGCGCCTGGCCGGGCTGGGGATCCGCAGGTTCCAGGTGTCGCTGGACGGACCCGCCCGCCACCACGACCACACGCGTGTACGGGCCGACGGCCAGGGCACGTTCGACCGGATCTGGCGCAACCTCCTGTCGATCAGGGACGGTTCGGTGGATGCGCACGTACTGCTGCGCGTTCACCTCACTCCCGGCAACCTGGACGTGATGCCCGCGTTTCTCACCCAGGTGCGAGACACGTTCCTGGACGACCGCAGATTCCGGGTGTTTCTCAAGCGGGTGGTGCGACTCGGCGGCGCCGGCGACGCGTCGATGGAGGTGCTCGACGCCGAGGACGAGCGGATCGCCGCGCTGGAGGAGATCGTCGTCTCGGACGGGCAGGGCGAGAGCCTGTTCGAGGCGGAGCAGGTGTGCTACGCCGCCCGTGCCAACTCGATGATGGTGCGGGCGGACGGGCGGCTCGGCAAGTGCACCGTCGGCCTGTCCGAACCCGGCAACACCGTCGGGCGCCTGCTCCCCGACGGCACGCTGGAGGTGGACACCCCGCGGTTCCGGCGCTGGCTGCAGGGCTGGGAGTCACGCGACGCCGAGCTGACCGCCTGCCCGTACGAGGCGTTCACCCGGCAGGGCCCTCAGCTGCTCCAGCTGACGGCACGCCCCGGCTCCTAG
- a CDS encoding right-handed parallel beta-helix repeat-containing protein produces the protein MRLTAVLACAGLVAGCYAALSPSPAYAAPIRYEAEASPAVCTGVIESNWAGYSGTGFCNADNAAGAHAQFTVNASAAGTATLGIRFANGTATSRPAGLIVNGSTVQSLSFEGTGAWSAWATRTATVQLKAGSNTVRLDPTGSAGLPNLDHLDVEAGGRQPATALYVATNGDDTGPGTLAAPLRTIQRAVDLAQPGYTIFIRGGTYAPGTNIQLVKNGTPGQPITMTAYNRERVVIDGENMPYTPGAVGSSIPRAERGAVHIEGDHWRLIGLEIVHGPYGIFGLDASGNVFDRLVTRDNYESGLHLQGASSDNQIINLDSYGNRDPRKNGESADGVAIKEGSGGGNVIRGARLWNNSDDGLDFWMFLGAVTVESSVAWGNGFNRWNLPGYTGDGNGFKLGGGDPDPAVAHVVRNSIAYDNAVDGFTDNGNPGRLVTDRGTAWRNGGTGFDYADSVSVLTKNLSVANQTQAAPGSSSGSGNSWDLGGTWTFTSTDASTITGPRTADGSIPSSAFLRPSNGADLGARF, from the coding sequence ATGCGCCTCACCGCTGTCCTCGCGTGCGCCGGCCTGGTGGCCGGCTGCTACGCCGCGTTGTCACCCTCGCCCGCGTACGCGGCGCCGATCCGGTACGAGGCCGAGGCGTCGCCGGCGGTCTGCACGGGCGTCATCGAGTCCAACTGGGCCGGCTACTCCGGCACCGGCTTCTGCAACGCCGACAACGCCGCCGGCGCCCACGCCCAGTTCACCGTGAACGCCTCCGCCGCCGGCACCGCCACCCTCGGGATCCGCTTCGCCAACGGAACGGCCACGTCGCGCCCCGCCGGCCTGATCGTCAACGGCTCCACCGTCCAGAGCCTGTCCTTCGAAGGCACCGGCGCCTGGTCCGCCTGGGCCACCAGGACCGCCACCGTCCAGCTGAAGGCCGGCTCCAACACCGTCAGGCTCGACCCGACCGGCTCCGCCGGCCTGCCCAACCTCGACCACCTCGACGTCGAGGCCGGCGGCCGGCAGCCGGCGACCGCGCTCTACGTGGCGACCAACGGCGACGACACCGGCCCCGGCACCCTGGCGGCCCCGCTCCGCACCATCCAGCGCGCCGTGGACCTGGCACAGCCCGGTTACACGATCTTCATCCGCGGCGGCACGTACGCTCCCGGCACGAACATCCAGCTCGTCAAGAACGGCACGCCCGGCCAGCCGATCACGATGACCGCGTACAACCGGGAACGGGTGGTCATCGACGGCGAGAACATGCCGTACACGCCGGGCGCGGTGGGCTCCAGCATCCCGCGCGCCGAGCGCGGAGCCGTGCACATCGAGGGCGACCACTGGCGGCTGATCGGGCTGGAGATCGTGCACGGCCCGTACGGGATCTTCGGCCTCGACGCCAGCGGCAACGTCTTCGACCGCCTGGTCACCAGGGACAACTACGAGTCCGGGCTGCACCTGCAGGGCGCGTCCAGCGACAACCAGATCATCAACCTGGACAGCTACGGCAACCGGGACCCGCGCAAGAACGGCGAGAGCGCCGACGGCGTCGCGATCAAGGAGGGCTCCGGCGGCGGCAACGTGATCCGCGGCGCCCGGCTCTGGAACAACTCCGACGACGGCCTGGACTTCTGGATGTTCCTCGGCGCGGTGACCGTGGAGTCGTCCGTGGCCTGGGGCAACGGCTTCAACCGGTGGAACCTGCCCGGCTACACCGGCGACGGCAACGGCTTCAAGCTCGGCGGCGGCGACCCGGACCCGGCGGTCGCCCACGTCGTCCGCAACTCCATCGCCTACGACAACGCGGTGGACGGCTTCACCGACAACGGCAACCCGGGCCGCCTGGTGACCGACCGCGGCACCGCCTGGCGCAACGGCGGCACCGGCTTCGACTACGCCGACTCCGTTTCCGTCCTGACCAAGAACCTGTCGGTGGCGAACCAGACCCAGGCCGCGCCCGGCTCGTCGTCCGGCTCGGGCAACTCCTGGGATCTCGGCGGCACCTGGACGTTCACCAGCACCGACGCGAGCACGATCACCGGCCCGCGCACCGCGGACGGCTCGATCCCGTCCTCCGCCTTCCTGCGGCCCAGCAACGGCGCCGACCTCGGCGCCCGCTTCTGA
- a CDS encoding MATE family efflux transporter, with translation MITAALIALLARPLTGLFVSDPETTAVTVDALRIIAIGFVFAGIPPLISAYFQSLGRATPSYLISIGTLLIVKAPLVLALGTYGPTGIWISLPIGEAIAVVAAAGLLWKFGRPRTQPVRAPRPGASR, from the coding sequence GTGATCACAGCGGCGCTCATCGCCCTGCTCGCGCGACCGCTCACAGGTCTGTTCGTCAGCGATCCGGAAACCACGGCCGTCACGGTCGATGCGCTGCGCATCATCGCCATCGGCTTCGTCTTCGCCGGCATCCCGCCTCTGATCTCCGCCTACTTCCAGTCCCTCGGCAGAGCCACGCCCTCGTACCTCATCTCGATCGGCACGCTCCTGATCGTCAAGGCGCCGCTCGTCCTGGCGCTCGGCACGTACGGCCCCACAGGGATCTGGATCAGCCTGCCGATCGGAGAAGCGATCGCGGTCGTGGCCGCCGCCGGCCTGCTGTGGAAGTTCGGCCGGCCCAGGACGCAGCCGGTCAGGGCACCTCGACCAGGAGCATCTCGCTGA
- a CDS encoding TetR/AcrR family transcriptional regulator — MRVIARIGPLRQQVAGRPLPPGPVTLAIGIGIGVDIDIDTDLRSLARPSSSRTPPSTTVSPRWANTGSCKANQAEQAGRAGLGVLELLKAGVRRVSSMLLPTLLCSRADRQPRGRSMSAGYPKGRRRRAEIVEAAFAKFASIGYRNASMVQIAADCGVSRMGLAHHFPTKEALLAAVLEERDRVNGELFFAGFDATADGLDYFSRLARLVEYNATVPELVRLYAVLSVEAADPAHPAHAYFVDRHAHIRRDIRDALEELHARGLVRPGTDIAGADSDLMALIDGLQVQWLLDPASVDMGARLRQRLSEMLLVEVP, encoded by the coding sequence GTGCGCGTGATCGCCAGGATCGGCCCGCTGCGCCAGCAGGTGGCCGGCCGCCCGCTACCGCCCGGCCCGGTGACCCTGGCCATCGGCATCGGCATCGGCGTCGACATCGACATCGACACCGACCTGCGCAGCCTCGCCAGGCCGTCGTCCAGCAGGACGCCACCCTCGACGACCGTTTCACCGAGGTGGGCGAATACCGGCTCGTGCAAGGCGAATCAAGCCGAACAGGCCGGGCGCGCTGGCCTGGGCGTCCTTGAGCTGCTGAAGGCCGGCGTTCGGCGGGTATCTTCGATGTTGCTACCCACCTTGCTGTGCAGTCGAGCCGATAGGCAGCCGAGGGGGCGATCGATGAGTGCGGGTTATCCGAAGGGGCGGCGGCGGCGTGCGGAGATCGTCGAGGCCGCGTTCGCCAAGTTCGCCTCGATCGGGTACCGCAACGCGAGCATGGTGCAGATCGCCGCGGACTGCGGGGTGTCGCGCATGGGCCTGGCGCATCACTTCCCGACGAAGGAAGCACTCCTGGCCGCGGTGCTCGAAGAACGGGATCGGGTCAACGGCGAGTTGTTCTTCGCCGGATTCGACGCGACAGCGGACGGCTTGGACTACTTCTCCCGGCTCGCGCGACTGGTGGAGTACAACGCGACGGTGCCGGAGCTGGTGCGCTTGTACGCCGTGCTGTCGGTCGAGGCCGCTGATCCGGCCCATCCCGCGCACGCGTACTTCGTCGACCGGCATGCGCACATCCGCCGGGATATCCGCGATGCGCTCGAGGAACTCCACGCCCGAGGACTCGTGCGGCCGGGGACGGACATCGCGGGTGCTGACTCGGATCTCATGGCGTTGATCGACGGTCTGCAGGTGCAGTGGCTCCTCGACCCGGCCAGCGTGGACATGGGTGCCCGCTTGCGGCAGCGGCTCAGCGAGATGCTCCTGGTCGAGGTGCCCTGA
- a CDS encoding caspase family protein, producing MVSETVQLRLRVVDAAADPQELDEATARLREELLELDVVAGTAEAGEIPEGARAVLSFTVGGLVIALAGTELLASIVNAVTAWLNRHQHRSVKLEIDGDVLELTGIPSKEQREFADVWLRRRGRPDASPRPGRRLALIVAGDEFGDPGLRRLRAPALDAEALARVLGDQAIGGFDVRTMLNEPTAVVSEAVEEFFADRHPDDLLLLHFSGHGVKDDNGELYFATPSTKLNRLAATAVSAEFVNRRMGRSRCRRIVLLLDCCYAGAFARGALPRAGTDVHVEEQFGGRGRVVITASNALEYAFDGTDLADAQETTSPSVFTRALVEGLETGEADRDQDGFVGIHELYDFVYDKVRAVTPSQTPGKWTFDVQGDLIIARRGRPVDRPAPLPTELQEAVDHPIAKIREGAIGELARLRHSRHAGLALAARLALEELADDDSRSVSAAASRALAHPDAVPAVRPAVMPDVVPAAPSEGVADIVPAARSEGVADVVRAVRSEGVPDVVRAVRSEGVPDVSPDDARDATPADVGRAVPPDAVAPSGGDSGTPGAGAWLLLASRGLALLAGLLLMVGPGYTPQFAAMLNTVVVADYTIWLGLLIAAAFAAGLLPEGRWRTASLGAAAGLSAVHLGVFAHFESAFSGAGLIVITISGLLLLLVACTEATLAQPGGLRWRVAGAVGGALTLIMIVIILRFPRDMRDDPGEETPWLVVFSGVLLLLGFFLARVVQRRRAGEARPPLVLGAAATLLVVVDVCGVYLWEGGSDYPQIPAYLPAVLVLLFVASQAVEDRPELTAAVQLAVIAGLVHNLALVRSSPVFVAVLFAAAACSVASVHLPGGRPPSGR from the coding sequence ATGGTGAGCGAGACGGTGCAGCTGCGGCTACGGGTGGTCGACGCGGCCGCCGATCCCCAGGAACTGGACGAGGCCACCGCCAGGCTGAGGGAGGAACTGCTCGAACTGGACGTGGTGGCCGGCACCGCCGAGGCGGGGGAGATCCCGGAAGGCGCCAGGGCGGTGCTGTCGTTCACGGTCGGCGGCCTGGTGATCGCGCTCGCCGGTACGGAACTGCTGGCCTCGATCGTGAACGCCGTGACCGCCTGGCTCAACCGCCACCAGCATCGTTCCGTCAAGCTGGAGATCGACGGCGACGTGCTGGAGCTGACCGGCATCCCGTCGAAGGAGCAGCGCGAGTTCGCCGACGTGTGGCTGCGCCGCCGCGGGCGGCCGGACGCATCCCCCCGGCCCGGGCGCCGCCTCGCGCTGATCGTGGCCGGCGACGAGTTCGGCGATCCCGGGTTGCGGCGGCTGCGGGCGCCCGCCCTGGACGCCGAGGCGCTGGCTAGGGTGCTGGGCGACCAGGCGATCGGCGGCTTCGACGTGCGCACGATGCTCAACGAGCCCACCGCTGTCGTCAGCGAGGCCGTGGAGGAGTTCTTCGCCGACCGCCATCCTGACGATCTGCTGTTGCTGCACTTCTCCGGCCACGGGGTCAAGGACGACAACGGCGAGCTGTACTTCGCCACGCCCAGCACCAAGCTCAACAGGCTCGCCGCCACCGCGGTGTCGGCGGAGTTCGTCAACCGGCGGATGGGCCGCAGCCGCTGCCGGCGCATCGTCCTGCTGCTCGACTGCTGCTACGCGGGCGCCTTCGCCCGCGGCGCGCTGCCGAGGGCGGGCACGGACGTGCACGTCGAGGAGCAGTTCGGCGGGCGCGGGCGAGTGGTCATCACGGCCTCCAACGCCCTGGAGTACGCCTTCGACGGGACCGACCTCGCCGACGCGCAGGAGACGACCTCGCCCTCGGTGTTCACCAGAGCGCTGGTGGAAGGGCTCGAGACCGGCGAGGCCGACCGCGACCAGGACGGCTTCGTGGGCATCCACGAGCTGTACGACTTCGTCTACGACAAGGTACGGGCGGTCACGCCCAGTCAGACGCCGGGCAAGTGGACGTTCGACGTTCAGGGAGATCTGATCATCGCCCGGCGTGGCCGTCCCGTGGATCGGCCCGCGCCGTTGCCCACCGAACTTCAGGAGGCCGTCGACCACCCGATCGCCAAGATCAGGGAGGGGGCGATCGGCGAGCTGGCGCGCTTGCGGCACAGCCGCCACGCCGGGCTCGCGCTCGCGGCGCGGCTGGCCCTGGAGGAGCTGGCCGACGACGACAGCCGGTCCGTCTCGGCGGCGGCGTCACGCGCCCTCGCCCACCCCGACGCCGTGCCCGCGGTCCGGCCGGCGGTCATGCCCGACGTCGTGCCTGCGGCTCCGTCCGAGGGCGTGGCCGATATCGTGCCCGCAGCCCGGTCCGAGGGTGTGGCCGACGTCGTGCGCGCGGTTCGGTCCGAGGGTGTGCCCGATGTCGTGCGCGCGGTTCGGTCCGAGGGTGTGCCCGATGTCTCGCCCGATGATGCCCGCGACGCGACACCCGCGGACGTCGGCCGCGCCGTGCCGCCGGACGCCGTCGCCCCGTCCGGCGGGGACAGCGGCACGCCGGGCGCAGGTGCGTGGCTGCTCCTCGCGTCGCGCGGGCTGGCGCTGCTGGCGGGCCTGCTGCTGATGGTCGGCCCCGGGTACACCCCCCAGTTCGCCGCCATGCTCAACACGGTCGTGGTCGCCGACTACACCATTTGGCTGGGGCTCCTGATCGCAGCGGCGTTCGCGGCCGGCCTGCTGCCGGAGGGCCGATGGCGCACTGCGAGCCTCGGCGCGGCCGCCGGCCTGTCGGCGGTGCACCTGGGGGTGTTCGCCCATTTCGAGTCGGCCTTCAGCGGCGCCGGACTGATCGTCATCACGATATCCGGGCTGCTGCTCCTGCTGGTCGCGTGCACCGAGGCGACCCTGGCCCAGCCGGGCGGCCTGCGGTGGAGAGTCGCCGGGGCCGTGGGCGGGGCGCTGACGCTGATCATGATCGTCATCATCCTGCGGTTCCCTCGGGACATGAGGGACGATCCCGGCGAGGAGACGCCCTGGCTGGTGGTGTTCTCGGGGGTTCTGCTCCTGCTCGGGTTCTTTCTGGCACGGGTTGTTCAGCGCCGGCGAGCGGGCGAGGCGCGGCCGCCGCTGGTCCTGGGAGCGGCGGCCACGCTGCTGGTCGTCGTGGACGTGTGCGGCGTCTACCTGTGGGAGGGCGGTTCCGACTACCCGCAGATCCCCGCGTACCTGCCCGCCGTGCTGGTGCTGCTGTTCGTGGCCTCCCAGGCGGTCGAGGACCGGCCGGAGCTGACGGCGGCGGTCCAGCTCGCCGTGATCGCGGGACTGGTGCACAACCTGGCGTTGGTCCGGAGCTCGCCGGTGTTCGTGGCGGTGCTCTTCGCCGCCGCGGCCTGCTCCGTGGCGTCGGTCCACCTGCCCGGCGGACGTCCGCCGTCAGGACGCTGA
- a CDS encoding phytanoyl-CoA dioxygenase family protein, giving the protein MTGDERATTATGERRTSVTATGGGRTDGAPAEGTAAGGESARGVPTTGGPAGGASAGGASAGGASAGRTSAGGASAGRTSAGGASAGRTSAGRTSAGRTSAGRTSAGRASAGGASAGGALSALHRDGYLVLPDLLDPGECRRIRTELTPVLGPAGRDPFRSRHIRRVYGVLHNTRATDPLIDHPRVLALLDRLLLPNYLLSQLEVVEVGAGAPARPPGYDDRPYPLPRPRPALSIAALWALDAGTALTVWPGSHRWPAGDPTAPGVPLTPPPGSCAIVLGTLWHARPPQPSTSLTITAHYCEPWLRTREAFALSPGRHVARQLSNRARRMLGYSIHPPDLGLVDGVHPYRLFS; this is encoded by the coding sequence ATGACCGGCGACGAGCGCGCCACGACCGCGACCGGCGAAAGGCGCACCTCGGTCACCGCGACCGGTGGCGGCCGGACCGACGGCGCACCAGCAGAAGGCACGGCAGCCGGTGGCGAGTCGGCCCGGGGTGTGCCGACCACGGGCGGGCCGGCCGGGGGCGCGTCGGCCGGGGGCGCGTCGGCCGGGGGCGCGTCGGCCGGGCGTACGTCGGCCGGGGGCGCGTCGGCCGGGCGTACGTCGGCCGGGGGCGCGTCGGCCGGGCGTACGTCGGCCGGGCGTACGTCGGCCGGGCGTACGTCGGCCGGGCGTACGTCGGCCGGGCGTGCGTCGGCTGGGGGCGCGTCGGCAGGAGGTGCCTTGTCCGCGCTGCACCGGGACGGCTACCTCGTCCTGCCCGACCTGCTCGATCCGGGCGAGTGCCGCCGGATCCGCACCGAGCTCACGCCGGTCCTCGGTCCCGCGGGACGCGATCCGTTCCGGTCACGCCACATCCGCCGCGTGTACGGCGTGCTCCACAACACCCGGGCCACGGACCCGCTCATCGACCACCCCCGCGTCCTCGCCCTCCTCGACCGCCTCCTGCTGCCCAACTACCTGCTGTCCCAGCTGGAGGTCGTCGAGGTGGGAGCCGGCGCGCCCGCCCGTCCGCCGGGCTACGACGACCGGCCCTACCCGCTGCCGCGCCCCCGCCCCGCCCTGTCCATCGCCGCCCTCTGGGCCCTCGACGCAGGCACCGCCCTCACCGTGTGGCCGGGCAGCCATCGCTGGCCCGCCGGCGATCCCACCGCACCGGGCGTCCCCCTGACTCCCCCGCCGGGCTCCTGCGCCATCGTCCTGGGCACCCTCTGGCACGCCCGCCCGCCGCAACCGTCGACGAGTCTCACCATCACCGCGCACTACTGCGAGCCGTGGCTGCGCACCCGGGAGGCGTTCGCCCTCTCCCCCGGCAGGCACGTGGCGCGGCAGCTCAGCAACCGGGCCCGCCGCATGCTCGGCTACAGCATCCATCCACCGGACCTGGGCCTGGTGGACGGCGTGCACCCGTACCGCCTCTTCTCCTGA
- a CDS encoding alpha/beta fold hydrolase, protein MVNKETLVLVHGAWHGPSCWDRLVPELEERGWATSTVDLPSTSGDPRAGMYDDARAVRDHLRALEGPVTVLAHSYGGVPVTEVAETVPNVRRLVYLAAHMLEAGEAVVTPVGGPWFPQDAELVPAPEPPVEALYHDVPARWAEAAVARLRPQSARAFTEQQTRASWRTVPSALIVCDDDRSMPELFIKRQLTMAEVVRHLPGSHSPFLSRPGELAGLIDEVTEALPARR, encoded by the coding sequence ATGGTGAACAAGGAGACGCTGGTGCTCGTGCACGGCGCCTGGCACGGACCGTCGTGCTGGGATCGGCTCGTGCCGGAGCTGGAAGAGCGCGGCTGGGCCACGTCCACGGTGGACCTGCCGAGCACGTCGGGGGATCCACGTGCGGGGATGTACGACGACGCGCGGGCCGTACGGGACCATCTGCGTGCCCTTGAGGGACCGGTCACCGTGCTCGCGCACTCCTACGGCGGCGTCCCCGTCACCGAGGTGGCCGAGACCGTGCCGAACGTGCGGCGGCTCGTCTACCTGGCGGCCCACATGCTGGAGGCCGGGGAGGCGGTGGTCACGCCGGTCGGCGGGCCGTGGTTCCCCCAGGACGCCGAGCTGGTGCCGGCTCCCGAGCCGCCGGTCGAGGCGTTGTACCACGACGTACCCGCGCGGTGGGCGGAGGCGGCCGTCGCCCGGCTCAGGCCGCAGAGCGCGCGTGCCTTCACCGAGCAGCAGACGCGGGCCTCGTGGCGGACGGTGCCCTCCGCGCTCATCGTCTGCGACGATGACCGGAGCATGCCCGAGCTGTTCATCAAGCGGCAGCTCACGATGGCCGAGGTCGTCAGGCACCTGCCGGGGAGCCATTCTCCGTTCCTGTCGCGGCCGGGCGAGCTGGCCGGCCTCATCGACGAGGTGACCGAGGCCCTGCCCGCCCGGCGGTAG